The Coregonus clupeaformis isolate EN_2021a chromosome 13, ASM2061545v1, whole genome shotgun sequence genome includes a region encoding these proteins:
- the LOC121579485 gene encoding RNA-binding protein lark: protein MVKIFVGNVNSSTTEPELRTLFEKYGQVSDCDILKNYGFVHMNEEKDAQKAVAELHKHELNGAPITVEFATTKVRNATKIYVGNVPEGTTGAKIRELFQPFGKVVECDIVKNFAFVHMQRENEAHEAISKLNHSKLEGQKIFVSISRNNQARNGRGDDYPPPPHHYQPHPHHTPHYLSPRAPHGDYYPPRGRFPPPLPPPPPRAYYECDLYERLVRHDPYSSSSRYYEQDPYERRLPPLPQRPLSPRYYRERSPLASRCTMLSPPPPSSASYARSYARSRAGRDFVGGSSMHPPSSMRYALGSGFDKDDYFEEKYSNGFGRGY from the coding sequence ATGGTGAAGATATTTGTTGGAAACGTGAACTCCTCAACCACAGAACCAGAACTGCGTACTCTATTTGAGAAATACGGTCAGGTATCGGACTGTGACATTCTGAAAAACTATGGCTTTGTGCACATGAATGAGGAGAAGGATGCCCAGAAGGCAGTGGCAGAACTCCATAAGCATGAGCTCAATGGGGCGCCCATCACTGTGGAGTTTGCCACTACGAAGGTCCGCAATGCCACCAAGATCTACGTAGGGAATGTCCCTGAGGGGACCACAGGTGCTAAGATAAGAGAGCTCTTCCAGCCGTTTGGTAAGGTGGTTGAGTGTGACATTGTGAAGAACTTTGCCTTTGTGCACATGCAGAGAGAAAATGAGGCCCATGAGGCCATTTCCAAGTTAAACCACTCTAAACTGGAGGGCCAAAAGATCTTTGTATCCATCTCCCGCAACAATCAAGCCAGAAATGGCAGAGGGGATGACTACCCTCCCCCACCTCACCACTATCAACCTCACCCACACCACACTCCTCACTACCTCTCCCCTCGAGCTCCACACGGTGACTACTACCCACCTCGTGGTCGctttcctcctccccttcccccaCCCCCTCCTAGGGCCTACTACGAGTGTGACCTATATGAGAGGCTTGTCCGCCATGACCCATACTCTTCCTCTTCACGTTACTATGAGCAGGATCCTTATGAGCGACGGCTTCCCCCACTCCCTCAGCGGCCACTTTCTCCCCGTTATTACCGGGAGCGCAGCCCCCTGGCTAGCCGCTGCACTATGTTGTCTCCACCCCCACCTTCCTCTGCCAGCTATGCACGCAGCTATGCCCGAAGTCGTGCCGGGCGAGATTTTGTTGGTGGCAGCTCTATGCACCCTCCTTCCTCTATGCGCTATGCTCTGGGCTCAGGCTTTGATAAGGATGATTACTTTGAGGAGAAGTACTCCAATGGTTTTGGTAGGGGCTACTAA
- the LOC121579486 gene encoding serine/threonine-protein kinase MARK2-like isoform X2 encodes MESTSPTVPQAFPGCTLLSLSCLSLSVSQPWSGASMTLTSHSESKAGGRPNMPRCRNSVATTPDEQPHIGNYRLLKTIGKGNFAKVKLARHVLTGKEVAVKIIDKTQLNSSSLQKLFREVRIMKLLNHPNIVKLFEVIETEKTLYLIMEYASGGEVFDYLVAHGRMKEKEARAKFRQIVSAVQYCHQKCIVHRDLKAENLLLDADMNIKIADFGFSNEFTMGNKLDTFCGSPPYAAPELFQGKKYDGPEVDVWSLGVILYTLVSGSLPFDGQNLKELRERVLRGKYRIPFYMSTDCENLLKKFLILNPTKRGSLEQIMKDRWMNVGHEEEELKPFIEPQPDYKDPKRTDIMLQMGYSAEEIQDSLVNQKYNEVMATYLLLDYRNSEMDECISLSMTPRPGSDLTNSNSQSPSHKVQRSTSSNQKPRRATDAGSSASKRSQGDNKHTAEDYGRKGSGTGSSTKVPPSPLATADRKRSTPTPSTNSILSTGTSRSRNSPVPERATLGVQNGMDSTAPLRVPVASPSAHNISSSTVTDRSNFPRNVATRSTFSAGQQRATRDQHASTYNGPPASPSLSYGNSQARRVGGTGIFSKFTSKFVRRNLSFRFPRRSPYEGEGRDEASRPMLTTAEKLEKGTLGSAGDEKKDSLSSTSTVPSTTTPGLTSKDNKPRSLRFTWSMKTTSSMEPNEMMKEIRKVLDSNSCQYELRERYMLLCVSGTPARDDFVEWEMEVCKLPRLSLNGVRFKRISGTSIAFKNIASKVANELKL; translated from the exons TCTCACTCGGAGTCCAAGGCAGGCGGGCGTCCTAATATGCCGCGGTGCCGGAATTCTGTCGCCACGACGCCAGACGAGCAGCCACACATTGGCAACTACCGGCTGCTGAAAACCATCGGCAAGGGCAACTTTGCCAAGGTCAAACTGGCCCGTCATGTCCTCACAGGGAAAGAG GTTGCTGTGAAAATCATAGACAAAACACAGCTCAACTCTTCCAGTCTCCAAAAG CTGTTTCGTGAAGTGAGGATCATGAAGCTGCTCAATCACCCAAATATCG TAAAGTTATTTGAAGTTATTGAGACAGAGAAGACGCTGTACTTGATCATGGAGTATGCCAGTGGAG GTGAGGTGTTTGATTACCTTGTTGCTCACGGgagaatgaaagagaaagagGCCAGAGCCAAATTTAGACAG ATAGTGTCAGCGGTACAGTACTGCCACCAGAAGTGCATCGTACACAGAGACCTAAAG gCAGAGAACCTACTCCTAGATGCTGACATGAACATCAAGATAGCAGACTTTGGTTTCAGTAATGAGTTCACCATGGGGAACAAGCTGGACACGTTCTGTGGCTCTCCTCCATACGCCGCCCCGGAGCTGTTCCAGGGGAAGAAATATGACGGGCCCGAGGTGGACGTCTGGAGCCTGGGGGTCATCCTCTACACACTGGTCAGCGGATCCCTGCCTTTCGACGGACAGAACCTAAAG GAGCTGCGCGAACGGGTTTTGCGGGGGAAGTATAGGATTCCCTTCTACATGTCAACAGACTGCGAGAACCTGCTCAAAAAGTTCCTAATTCTCAACCCAACCAAGAGGGGCAGCCTGGAG CAGATCATGAAGGACCGATGGATGAATGTAGGTCATGAGGAGGAGGAGCTGAAGCCCTTCATCGAGCCCCAGCCAGACTACAAGGACCCCAAGAGGACAG ATATCATGTTGCAGATGGGCTACTCTGCAGAGGAGATCCAGGACTCGCTCGTCAACCAAAAATACAATGAAGTCATGGCCACATATCTATTACTGGATTATAGGAACTCGGAG aTGGATGAATGCATCAGCCTATCAATGACACCCCGCCCAGGAAGTGACCTCACAAACAGCAATTCCCAATCCCCTTCTCACAAGGTACAGCGCAGTACCTCATCCAATCAGAAGCCCCGGAGAGCAACAGATGCAG GTTCTTCTGCTTCCAAGCGTTCCCAGGGCGACAACAAGCACACAGCAGAGGATTATGGGAGGAAAGGTTCTGGCACTGGCAGCTCCACTAAAGTTCCTCCCAGTCCCTTAGCTACAGCAGATCGTAAGAGGAGCACCCCGACCCCCTCTACC AACAGCATCCTGTCCACTGGTACGAGTCGCAGTCGAAACTCGCCAGTCCCAGAGAGAGCCACACTTGGGGTCCAGAACGGAATGGACAG CACTGCCCCTCTGAGAGTACCAGTGGCGTCTCCCTCTGCCCACAACATCAGCAGTTCCACGGTGACGGACCGATCCAACTTCCCCAGAAATGTGGCCACCAGAAGCACTTTCAGTGCCGGGCAGCAGAGGGCGACACGGGACCAGCATGCCTCCACCTACAATGGTCCCCCAGCATCCCCCTCCCTTTCCTATGGGAACAGCCAGGCTCGAAGAGTGGGGGGCACTGGTATCTTCAGCAAGTTCACATCTAAATTTGTGCGCAG AAATCTCTCATTCAGATTCCCCAGAAG GAGCCCGTATGAGGGAGAGGGTCGAGATGAGGCCAGCAG ACCCATGTTGACCACTGCTGAGAAGCTAGAGAAGGGCACCCTGGGCTCTGCAGGAGATGAGAAGAAGGACTCCCTGTCCTCCACCTCTACGGTGCCCAGCACCACGACCCCAGGCCTGACCTCCAAGGACAACAAGCCCCGCTCGCTGCGCTTCACCTGGAGCATGAAGACCACCTCCTCCATGGAGCCCAACGAGATGATGAAGGAGATCCGGAAGGTTCTGGACTCCAACAGCTGCCAGTATGAGCTGCGAGAGCGCTACatgctgctgtgtgtgtctgggacTCCCGCCCGTGACGACTTTGTCGAGTGGGAGATGGAGGTGTGCAAGCTGCCCCGCCTCTCCCTTAACGGGGTTCGCTTTAAGCGCATTTCTGGCACATCCATTGCCTTCAAGAACATTGCCTCCAAGGTTGCCAATGAGCTCAAACTGTGA
- the LOC121579486 gene encoding serine/threonine-protein kinase MARK2-like isoform X3: protein MPRCRNSVATTPDEQPHIGNYRLLKTIGKGNFAKVKLARHVLTGKEVAVKIIDKTQLNSSSLQKLFREVRIMKLLNHPNIVKLFEVIETEKTLYLIMEYASGGEVFDYLVAHGRMKEKEARAKFRQIVSAVQYCHQKCIVHRDLKAENLLLDADMNIKIADFGFSNEFTMGNKLDTFCGSPPYAAPELFQGKKYDGPEVDVWSLGVILYTLVSGSLPFDGQNLKELRERVLRGKYRIPFYMSTDCENLLKKFLILNPTKRGSLEQQIMKDRWMNVGHEEEELKPFIEPQPDYKDPKRTGQHPDRAGGWKRDIMLQMGYSAEEIQDSLVNQKYNEVMATYLLLDYRNSEMDECISLSMTPRPGSDLTNSNSQSPSHKVQRSTSSNQKPRRATDAGSSASKRSQGDNKHTAEDYGRKGSGTGSSTKVPPSPLATADRKRSTPTPSTNSILSTGTSRSRNSPVPERATLGVQNGMDSTAPLRVPVASPSAHNISSSTVTDRSNFPRNVATRSTFSAGQQRATRDQHASTYNGPPASPSLSYGNSQARRVGGTGIFSKFTSKFVRRNLSFRFPRRSPYEGEGRDEASRPMLTTAEKLEKGTLGSAGDEKKDSLSSTSTVPSTTTPGLTSKDNKPRSLRFTWSMKTTSSMEPNEMMKEIRKVLDSNSCQYELRERYMLLCVSGTPARDDFVEWEMEVCKLPRLSLNGVRFKRISGTSIAFKNIASKVANELKL, encoded by the exons ATGCCGCGGTGCCGGAATTCTGTCGCCACGACGCCAGACGAGCAGCCACACATTGGCAACTACCGGCTGCTGAAAACCATCGGCAAGGGCAACTTTGCCAAGGTCAAACTGGCCCGTCATGTCCTCACAGGGAAAGAG GTTGCTGTGAAAATCATAGACAAAACACAGCTCAACTCTTCCAGTCTCCAAAAG CTGTTTCGTGAAGTGAGGATCATGAAGCTGCTCAATCACCCAAATATCG TAAAGTTATTTGAAGTTATTGAGACAGAGAAGACGCTGTACTTGATCATGGAGTATGCCAGTGGAG GTGAGGTGTTTGATTACCTTGTTGCTCACGGgagaatgaaagagaaagagGCCAGAGCCAAATTTAGACAG ATAGTGTCAGCGGTACAGTACTGCCACCAGAAGTGCATCGTACACAGAGACCTAAAG gCAGAGAACCTACTCCTAGATGCTGACATGAACATCAAGATAGCAGACTTTGGTTTCAGTAATGAGTTCACCATGGGGAACAAGCTGGACACGTTCTGTGGCTCTCCTCCATACGCCGCCCCGGAGCTGTTCCAGGGGAAGAAATATGACGGGCCCGAGGTGGACGTCTGGAGCCTGGGGGTCATCCTCTACACACTGGTCAGCGGATCCCTGCCTTTCGACGGACAGAACCTAAAG GAGCTGCGCGAACGGGTTTTGCGGGGGAAGTATAGGATTCCCTTCTACATGTCAACAGACTGCGAGAACCTGCTCAAAAAGTTCCTAATTCTCAACCCAACCAAGAGGGGCAGCCTGGAG CAGCAGATCATGAAGGACCGATGGATGAATGTAGGTCATGAGGAGGAGGAGCTGAAGCCCTTCATCGAGCCCCAGCCAGACTACAAGGACCCCAAGAGGACAGGTCAGCACCCCGACCGAGCGGGGGGGTGGAAGAGAG ATATCATGTTGCAGATGGGCTACTCTGCAGAGGAGATCCAGGACTCGCTCGTCAACCAAAAATACAATGAAGTCATGGCCACATATCTATTACTGGATTATAGGAACTCGGAG aTGGATGAATGCATCAGCCTATCAATGACACCCCGCCCAGGAAGTGACCTCACAAACAGCAATTCCCAATCCCCTTCTCACAAGGTACAGCGCAGTACCTCATCCAATCAGAAGCCCCGGAGAGCAACAGATGCAG GTTCTTCTGCTTCCAAGCGTTCCCAGGGCGACAACAAGCACACAGCAGAGGATTATGGGAGGAAAGGTTCTGGCACTGGCAGCTCCACTAAAGTTCCTCCCAGTCCCTTAGCTACAGCAGATCGTAAGAGGAGCACCCCGACCCCCTCTACC AACAGCATCCTGTCCACTGGTACGAGTCGCAGTCGAAACTCGCCAGTCCCAGAGAGAGCCACACTTGGGGTCCAGAACGGAATGGACAG CACTGCCCCTCTGAGAGTACCAGTGGCGTCTCCCTCTGCCCACAACATCAGCAGTTCCACGGTGACGGACCGATCCAACTTCCCCAGAAATGTGGCCACCAGAAGCACTTTCAGTGCCGGGCAGCAGAGGGCGACACGGGACCAGCATGCCTCCACCTACAATGGTCCCCCAGCATCCCCCTCCCTTTCCTATGGGAACAGCCAGGCTCGAAGAGTGGGGGGCACTGGTATCTTCAGCAAGTTCACATCTAAATTTGTGCGCAG AAATCTCTCATTCAGATTCCCCAGAAG GAGCCCGTATGAGGGAGAGGGTCGAGATGAGGCCAGCAG ACCCATGTTGACCACTGCTGAGAAGCTAGAGAAGGGCACCCTGGGCTCTGCAGGAGATGAGAAGAAGGACTCCCTGTCCTCCACCTCTACGGTGCCCAGCACCACGACCCCAGGCCTGACCTCCAAGGACAACAAGCCCCGCTCGCTGCGCTTCACCTGGAGCATGAAGACCACCTCCTCCATGGAGCCCAACGAGATGATGAAGGAGATCCGGAAGGTTCTGGACTCCAACAGCTGCCAGTATGAGCTGCGAGAGCGCTACatgctgctgtgtgtgtctgggacTCCCGCCCGTGACGACTTTGTCGAGTGGGAGATGGAGGTGTGCAAGCTGCCCCGCCTCTCCCTTAACGGGGTTCGCTTTAAGCGCATTTCTGGCACATCCATTGCCTTCAAGAACATTGCCTCCAAGGTTGCCAATGAGCTCAAACTGTGA
- the LOC121579486 gene encoding serine/threonine-protein kinase MARK2-like isoform X1, whose protein sequence is MESTSPTVPQAFPGCTLLSLSCLSLSVSQPWSGASMTLTSHSESKAGGRPNMPRCRNSVATTPDEQPHIGNYRLLKTIGKGNFAKVKLARHVLTGKEVAVKIIDKTQLNSSSLQKLFREVRIMKLLNHPNIVKLFEVIETEKTLYLIMEYASGGEVFDYLVAHGRMKEKEARAKFRQIVSAVQYCHQKCIVHRDLKAENLLLDADMNIKIADFGFSNEFTMGNKLDTFCGSPPYAAPELFQGKKYDGPEVDVWSLGVILYTLVSGSLPFDGQNLKELRERVLRGKYRIPFYMSTDCENLLKKFLILNPTKRGSLEQQIMKDRWMNVGHEEEELKPFIEPQPDYKDPKRTGQHPDRAGGWKRDIMLQMGYSAEEIQDSLVNQKYNEVMATYLLLDYRNSEMDECISLSMTPRPGSDLTNSNSQSPSHKVQRSTSSNQKPRRATDAGSSASKRSQGDNKHTAEDYGRKGSGTGSSTKVPPSPLATADRKRSTPTPSTNSILSTGTSRSRNSPVPERATLGVQNGMDSTAPLRVPVASPSAHNISSSTVTDRSNFPRNVATRSTFSAGQQRATRDQHASTYNGPPASPSLSYGNSQARRVGGTGIFSKFTSKFVRRNLSFRFPRRSPYEGEGRDEASRPMLTTAEKLEKGTLGSAGDEKKDSLSSTSTVPSTTTPGLTSKDNKPRSLRFTWSMKTTSSMEPNEMMKEIRKVLDSNSCQYELRERYMLLCVSGTPARDDFVEWEMEVCKLPRLSLNGVRFKRISGTSIAFKNIASKVANELKL, encoded by the exons TCTCACTCGGAGTCCAAGGCAGGCGGGCGTCCTAATATGCCGCGGTGCCGGAATTCTGTCGCCACGACGCCAGACGAGCAGCCACACATTGGCAACTACCGGCTGCTGAAAACCATCGGCAAGGGCAACTTTGCCAAGGTCAAACTGGCCCGTCATGTCCTCACAGGGAAAGAG GTTGCTGTGAAAATCATAGACAAAACACAGCTCAACTCTTCCAGTCTCCAAAAG CTGTTTCGTGAAGTGAGGATCATGAAGCTGCTCAATCACCCAAATATCG TAAAGTTATTTGAAGTTATTGAGACAGAGAAGACGCTGTACTTGATCATGGAGTATGCCAGTGGAG GTGAGGTGTTTGATTACCTTGTTGCTCACGGgagaatgaaagagaaagagGCCAGAGCCAAATTTAGACAG ATAGTGTCAGCGGTACAGTACTGCCACCAGAAGTGCATCGTACACAGAGACCTAAAG gCAGAGAACCTACTCCTAGATGCTGACATGAACATCAAGATAGCAGACTTTGGTTTCAGTAATGAGTTCACCATGGGGAACAAGCTGGACACGTTCTGTGGCTCTCCTCCATACGCCGCCCCGGAGCTGTTCCAGGGGAAGAAATATGACGGGCCCGAGGTGGACGTCTGGAGCCTGGGGGTCATCCTCTACACACTGGTCAGCGGATCCCTGCCTTTCGACGGACAGAACCTAAAG GAGCTGCGCGAACGGGTTTTGCGGGGGAAGTATAGGATTCCCTTCTACATGTCAACAGACTGCGAGAACCTGCTCAAAAAGTTCCTAATTCTCAACCCAACCAAGAGGGGCAGCCTGGAG CAGCAGATCATGAAGGACCGATGGATGAATGTAGGTCATGAGGAGGAGGAGCTGAAGCCCTTCATCGAGCCCCAGCCAGACTACAAGGACCCCAAGAGGACAGGTCAGCACCCCGACCGAGCGGGGGGGTGGAAGAGAG ATATCATGTTGCAGATGGGCTACTCTGCAGAGGAGATCCAGGACTCGCTCGTCAACCAAAAATACAATGAAGTCATGGCCACATATCTATTACTGGATTATAGGAACTCGGAG aTGGATGAATGCATCAGCCTATCAATGACACCCCGCCCAGGAAGTGACCTCACAAACAGCAATTCCCAATCCCCTTCTCACAAGGTACAGCGCAGTACCTCATCCAATCAGAAGCCCCGGAGAGCAACAGATGCAG GTTCTTCTGCTTCCAAGCGTTCCCAGGGCGACAACAAGCACACAGCAGAGGATTATGGGAGGAAAGGTTCTGGCACTGGCAGCTCCACTAAAGTTCCTCCCAGTCCCTTAGCTACAGCAGATCGTAAGAGGAGCACCCCGACCCCCTCTACC AACAGCATCCTGTCCACTGGTACGAGTCGCAGTCGAAACTCGCCAGTCCCAGAGAGAGCCACACTTGGGGTCCAGAACGGAATGGACAG CACTGCCCCTCTGAGAGTACCAGTGGCGTCTCCCTCTGCCCACAACATCAGCAGTTCCACGGTGACGGACCGATCCAACTTCCCCAGAAATGTGGCCACCAGAAGCACTTTCAGTGCCGGGCAGCAGAGGGCGACACGGGACCAGCATGCCTCCACCTACAATGGTCCCCCAGCATCCCCCTCCCTTTCCTATGGGAACAGCCAGGCTCGAAGAGTGGGGGGCACTGGTATCTTCAGCAAGTTCACATCTAAATTTGTGCGCAG AAATCTCTCATTCAGATTCCCCAGAAG GAGCCCGTATGAGGGAGAGGGTCGAGATGAGGCCAGCAG ACCCATGTTGACCACTGCTGAGAAGCTAGAGAAGGGCACCCTGGGCTCTGCAGGAGATGAGAAGAAGGACTCCCTGTCCTCCACCTCTACGGTGCCCAGCACCACGACCCCAGGCCTGACCTCCAAGGACAACAAGCCCCGCTCGCTGCGCTTCACCTGGAGCATGAAGACCACCTCCTCCATGGAGCCCAACGAGATGATGAAGGAGATCCGGAAGGTTCTGGACTCCAACAGCTGCCAGTATGAGCTGCGAGAGCGCTACatgctgctgtgtgtgtctgggacTCCCGCCCGTGACGACTTTGTCGAGTGGGAGATGGAGGTGTGCAAGCTGCCCCGCCTCTCCCTTAACGGGGTTCGCTTTAAGCGCATTTCTGGCACATCCATTGCCTTCAAGAACATTGCCTCCAAGGTTGCCAATGAGCTCAAACTGTGA
- the LOC121579486 gene encoding serine/threonine-protein kinase MARK2-like isoform X4, which translates to MESTSPTVPQAFPGCTLLSLSCLSLSVSQPWSGASMTLTSHSESKAGGRPNMPRCRNSVATTPDEQPHIGNYRLLKTIGKGNFAKVKLARHVLTGKEVAVKIIDKTQLNSSSLQKLFREVRIMKLLNHPNIVKLFEVIETEKTLYLIMEYASGGEVFDYLVAHGRMKEKEARAKFRQIVSAVQYCHQKCIVHRDLKAENLLLDADMNIKIADFGFSNEFTMGNKLDTFCGSPPYAAPELFQGKKYDGPEVDVWSLGVILYTLVSGSLPFDGQNLKELRERVLRGKYRIPFYMSTDCENLLKKFLILNPTKRGSLEQQIMKDRWMNVGHEEEELKPFIEPQPDYKDPKRTGQHPDRAGGWKRDIMLQMGYSAEEIQDSLVNQKYNEVMATYLLLDYRNSEMDECISLSMTPRPGSDLTNSNSQSPSHKVQRSTSSNQKPRRATDAGSSASKRSQGDNKHTAEDYGRKGSGTGSSTKVPPSPLATADRKRSTPTPSTNSILSTGTSRSRNSPVPERATLGVQNGMDSLTTPGSRASTASAAAVLSSSSRPPTPQVPVHLCPPHPLRHPRTPAQHCPSESTSGVSLCPQHQQFHGDGPIQLPQKCGHQKHFQCRAAEGDTGPACLHLQWSPSIPLPFLWEQPGSKSGGHWYLQQVHI; encoded by the exons TCTCACTCGGAGTCCAAGGCAGGCGGGCGTCCTAATATGCCGCGGTGCCGGAATTCTGTCGCCACGACGCCAGACGAGCAGCCACACATTGGCAACTACCGGCTGCTGAAAACCATCGGCAAGGGCAACTTTGCCAAGGTCAAACTGGCCCGTCATGTCCTCACAGGGAAAGAG GTTGCTGTGAAAATCATAGACAAAACACAGCTCAACTCTTCCAGTCTCCAAAAG CTGTTTCGTGAAGTGAGGATCATGAAGCTGCTCAATCACCCAAATATCG TAAAGTTATTTGAAGTTATTGAGACAGAGAAGACGCTGTACTTGATCATGGAGTATGCCAGTGGAG GTGAGGTGTTTGATTACCTTGTTGCTCACGGgagaatgaaagagaaagagGCCAGAGCCAAATTTAGACAG ATAGTGTCAGCGGTACAGTACTGCCACCAGAAGTGCATCGTACACAGAGACCTAAAG gCAGAGAACCTACTCCTAGATGCTGACATGAACATCAAGATAGCAGACTTTGGTTTCAGTAATGAGTTCACCATGGGGAACAAGCTGGACACGTTCTGTGGCTCTCCTCCATACGCCGCCCCGGAGCTGTTCCAGGGGAAGAAATATGACGGGCCCGAGGTGGACGTCTGGAGCCTGGGGGTCATCCTCTACACACTGGTCAGCGGATCCCTGCCTTTCGACGGACAGAACCTAAAG GAGCTGCGCGAACGGGTTTTGCGGGGGAAGTATAGGATTCCCTTCTACATGTCAACAGACTGCGAGAACCTGCTCAAAAAGTTCCTAATTCTCAACCCAACCAAGAGGGGCAGCCTGGAG CAGCAGATCATGAAGGACCGATGGATGAATGTAGGTCATGAGGAGGAGGAGCTGAAGCCCTTCATCGAGCCCCAGCCAGACTACAAGGACCCCAAGAGGACAGGTCAGCACCCCGACCGAGCGGGGGGGTGGAAGAGAG ATATCATGTTGCAGATGGGCTACTCTGCAGAGGAGATCCAGGACTCGCTCGTCAACCAAAAATACAATGAAGTCATGGCCACATATCTATTACTGGATTATAGGAACTCGGAG aTGGATGAATGCATCAGCCTATCAATGACACCCCGCCCAGGAAGTGACCTCACAAACAGCAATTCCCAATCCCCTTCTCACAAGGTACAGCGCAGTACCTCATCCAATCAGAAGCCCCGGAGAGCAACAGATGCAG GTTCTTCTGCTTCCAAGCGTTCCCAGGGCGACAACAAGCACACAGCAGAGGATTATGGGAGGAAAGGTTCTGGCACTGGCAGCTCCACTAAAGTTCCTCCCAGTCCCTTAGCTACAGCAGATCGTAAGAGGAGCACCCCGACCCCCTCTACC AACAGCATCCTGTCCACTGGTACGAGTCGCAGTCGAAACTCGCCAGTCCCAGAGAGAGCCACACTTGGGGTCCAGAACGGAATGGACAG CCTGACCACCCCAGGGTCCCGCGCCTCCACAGCCTCTGCAGCCGCCGTCCTTTCTTCCTCCTCCCGCCCCCCGACACCACAAGTCCCTGTCCACCTctgcccaccccaccccctcagaCATCCACGCACACCGGCCCAG CACTGCCCCTCTGAGAGTACCAGTGGCGTCTCCCTCTGCCCACAACATCAGCAGTTCCACGGTGACGGACCGATCCAACTTCCCCAGAAATGTGGCCACCAGAAGCACTTTCAGTGCCGGGCAGCAGAGGGCGACACGGGACCAGCATGCCTCCACCTACAATGGTCCCCCAGCATCCCCCTCCCTTTCCTATGGGAACAGCCAGGCTCGAAGAGTGGGGGGCACTGGTATCTTCAGCAAGTTCACATCTAA